A genome region from Mycolicibacterium litorale includes the following:
- a CDS encoding thiolase family protein, with the protein MNDVAIIGVGLHPFGRFDKTAMQMGADAIQTALTDAKLEWKDIQFGFGGSYEVSNPDAVTRLVGLTGITFTNVFNACATAASAIQQTADTIRLGKYDIGIAIGLDKHPRGAFTDDPAKLALPQWYAENGQFVTTKFFGIKANTYLHRHGISEETLARVANKNFRNGALNPNAFRRKEISVEEIMASPVLNYPLRQYMFCAPDEGAAAVIMCRGDIAHRYTDKPVYLRASEIRTRTYGAYEVHATSAPLDEDPSPTVYAARAAYEIAGIGPEDVDIAQLQDTDAGAEVIHMAETGLCADGEQEKLLADGATEIHGSIPVNTDGGLIANGEPIGASGLRQVHELVRQLRGEAGDRQVPGEPKVGLAQVYGAPGTASATILSV; encoded by the coding sequence ATGAACGACGTAGCCATCATCGGCGTCGGCCTGCACCCGTTCGGGAGGTTCGACAAGACCGCGATGCAGATGGGCGCCGACGCGATCCAGACCGCACTCACCGACGCGAAGCTGGAGTGGAAGGACATTCAGTTCGGCTTCGGCGGCAGCTACGAGGTGTCCAACCCCGACGCGGTCACCCGGTTGGTCGGCCTGACCGGCATCACGTTCACCAATGTGTTCAACGCCTGCGCCACGGCCGCCAGCGCCATCCAGCAGACGGCGGACACCATCCGCCTGGGCAAGTACGACATCGGTATCGCCATCGGCCTCGACAAGCACCCGCGCGGCGCGTTCACCGACGATCCGGCGAAACTCGCGCTCCCCCAGTGGTATGCCGAGAACGGTCAGTTCGTGACCACCAAATTCTTCGGCATCAAGGCCAACACCTATCTCCACAGACACGGCATCTCCGAGGAGACGCTGGCGCGGGTCGCCAACAAGAACTTCCGCAACGGCGCGCTGAATCCGAACGCGTTCCGTCGCAAGGAGATCTCCGTCGAGGAGATCATGGCCTCGCCGGTATTGAACTACCCGCTGCGGCAGTACATGTTCTGCGCACCGGACGAGGGCGCGGCCGCGGTCATCATGTGCCGCGGCGACATCGCGCACCGCTACACCGACAAGCCGGTGTATCTGCGCGCCAGCGAGATCCGCACCCGTACGTACGGCGCGTACGAGGTGCACGCCACCTCCGCGCCGCTCGACGAGGACCCCTCCCCGACCGTGTACGCCGCGCGCGCCGCCTACGAGATCGCCGGCATCGGCCCGGAAGACGTCGACATCGCGCAGCTGCAGGACACCGACGCGGGCGCGGAGGTCATCCACATGGCCGAGACCGGCCTGTGCGCCGACGGTGAGCAGGAGAAGCTGCTCGCCGACGGCGCCACCGAGATCCACGGCTCCATCCCGGTCAACACCGACGGCGGGTTGATCGCCAACGGTGAGCCCATCGGGGCGTCGGGCCTGCGTCAGGTGCACGAGCTCGTGCGCCAGCTGCGCGGCGAGGCCGGCGACCGGCAGGTGCCGGGTGAACCCAAAGTCGGCCTGGCGCAGGTGTACGGCGCCCCCGGTACCGCCTCGGCGACGATCCTGTCCGTGTGA
- a CDS encoding Zn-ribbon domain-containing OB-fold protein, with product MAKALAPEISTWPEDRPQLIGSRCARCAATTFPMQDRCPKCSGGEMSQVLLPRRGTLVAWTTQGFPPGPPYKGPTGKDFVPFGVGLVQLDDVVRVEGRLTENDPAKLEFGMQVELTMVPFTKDEDGEDVVTFAFQPI from the coding sequence ATGGCGAAGGCGCTCGCGCCCGAGATCTCGACCTGGCCCGAGGACCGACCGCAGCTGATCGGCAGCCGCTGCGCACGCTGCGCGGCCACCACCTTCCCGATGCAGGACCGCTGCCCCAAGTGCAGTGGCGGCGAGATGTCGCAGGTGCTGCTTCCGCGGCGGGGCACGCTGGTCGCCTGGACGACCCAGGGGTTCCCGCCGGGACCTCCCTACAAGGGCCCCACGGGAAAGGATTTCGTTCCGTTCGGGGTCGGTCTCGTCCAACTCGATGACGTGGTGCGGGTCGAGGGCCGGCTCACCGAGAACGACCCCGCCAAACTCGAATTCGGCATGCAGGTCGAGCTGACCATGGTGCCGTTCACCAAGGACGAGGACGGCGAGGACGTCGTCACCTTCGCGTTCCAGCCGATCTGA